The Acanthopagrus latus isolate v.2019 chromosome 11, fAcaLat1.1, whole genome shotgun sequence genome segment TGGTGTGAGTCAGAGCTCCAGTGTTCCTCCAGCCTCCTTTAGCCTGGCTCTCAAATCCCCCCTGACAGCCGTAGCGTGCGGAGAGGAAAAAGACATATTTCTGCccagggaggagggagaggagatggtGGTTGGGGGGGGCAAAGgcaaaacagaggaggaggaggaggaggaggaggaggaggaggaggaggaggaggaggaggagggatatGGTGCAAGCTGTGTAACTGATCGCTGGAAGTGAtttggctaaaaacaacacgtCATTATAGGCGCTTGCAGGGGCAAAGCAAACAGCTCGTATTTTAGAAGTTGGGCTGAGGACGACGGGTCGGCCGGCAGCACAGACGGACGGGATACGTGTGAGAGGTGGTGTCATCCATCAGAGTCCAGTTTATCCATCAAATGCTCCATCCTGCCGAGGCCCATCGCCGtgaccccaccaccaccaccaccgctgccGCCAGACTCCCAGCAGCTGGTCAGAAGATGGAGCGTGAAATCGTCCCCCACCCTCCGTATCCACATCCCCATAGTAACTGATTTATACGCTGTAGATACAGGCCTTTTATCGTCCCCCTCAACAGGCCCCTGCTGCCGGGCAGAGGGCAGCCAGGTCCTCCAGGTTTGGCCGTCAGCCTCCGTCCTCGTCACGGCGGCGTGTTTTGACATCTCTCAGGATTTTTATGACTTGGCCGCTCTGCTGTTTACCCCTCCAGCCATGAGCAGTGTGTAACTCACACACTCATTGTGGATGTCCAACACCTGCAGCAGGGCAGATGAATATTACATTAACTTTTTATgagcctcttttctttttttttcatctgtgctgTGACTGAGTGATCGGTCTGACCTCGGGCAGGGTGGAGGTTTCCTGAGAGATGTCTGGTGTCAgagcgccacctgctggtctgATGGTATAAAACTAATGTATCCCTGATTGTGATCCTAAACTTTTCTGTCCTCGCTGTCATATTATGTggacaaaagtatgtggacaacCAGTCAGTCCAACATTTTCTGGGGGATCGTCAGATGGCATTCCCTCAAAGTCCCCGTCCTCCAGTTTAACTCTGGTTATTGACATAATCAGCTTCTTCCAGATTGTCTGTGTCTTGCATTTTTTGTGTACAATTGGAGTAAATTAATTTAAACGTTTTTTCAggattctctctctgtttgcagtCACCGCTCTGTGTTCTCACTCAGCACTATCTGTCTCAGGTTTAACGTCACAAGTGACAGCCTATAAACacagaataatctgaatctgcacagCAACTATTAACCGAAGTTATTAATTGTAATGGAGGTGATGTGTGAAGTAGCAGAAACTGCCGTCAGCAAACAGCCAGTCACCGCGACATGTTTGATTCATTAAACGGACCGTTTCATCCAACTTCACACGTCAGTGGATTTAATGCcactgaacagaaacatgtagaaagTGTATCTCTGGGTGTTTTTATACAGtaattgaaatatattttgtgaTTGACTTGTTGGCCTGATGTTCAGACGGCTGTATGATTGAATTAAAGACCGACTGACTGAATCATCGTCCGGCCGACACGCGGCTTCTAACGAAGAGTcattcatgaaagtctttgtgTCTTCCTCGTCTCTGTGTCTGGTTCTATCAGGCTGGATTAATTTCCCGTCTCTCTTGTTGTCTCAGTGTGTCGGagcagtttgtggcagcagacCGACCCGTCAGCGCCTACGGCTTCCACCCTGACGACCCGTTCTTCTACAACTACAGCACGGCCTCCCGGTAAACCTGGAGCCTCTCGCACACGTGAATACTGTACAAACACTGTCTTCACTCTGCAGCCGATTGTGAAGGAATAATATGAACACGTGTTTCAGCTTTATGTGTCTCACTGCAAGAATTATCTTAATACTACTGACACTAATTCAGGATCTCTGCTGAGACCAACTGGAAGTCATTTCTTCTCGTTTCAACAAGATTCAATTTTAGTTTTATTCTGAATTTGTAACTTAACACTTGACTTTGCTGATGTGATTGAAGAGCACTCgatattattctgtttttaaagatgagctgagcagctgcattcagactctgtgatgtcatgaacATTATTTAAATCAAAAGAGAACAAGAACTCATCGATGTGTTTTAAATAGTTTCTGGAAACACGACTCAGAGTGAGTTGGGGATGTTGGGATATGCATTACTTTTAGGGaccagaaatattcacattaaacaaaataaatcctgaGATTTGTTGCAGAATAAGCAGCCgagtgaaacactaaaatgtcCCTGACTGATTCTGAGTAGTTTATATTTAAACTTTGTGCTGGTTTGAGTCTTTCATGCAGAAAAATCTAAAACATCAGATTTCTCCTTCAACAGAGATGTTTTGTTAAGTGTATAAAGGCTTCAGTTCACCAGCTTCACCACCTGCACTGttacactttttgtttttccttctgtgaGTAGAAATAAAATGTAGACGGTTTATTTAAATTCAAGTTTCTGTTCTGGGCATTTAAGCAAATTAGTgcatattaaattaaatcaactgAGGACGTTTCATGGTGAAGTCTGGTTGGCAACAATTTaaattaaagaacaaaaaaaaagtttgaagaaaaaataatttaaacatttagatttttaaaattcagattcTGAGGCAGAAACTTTCAAACACTACACAGTCTctttaaataacttttaaacACTAAAACATGGAGAAAATGGATCTTTGATGGCAGAATGCCTCATTTTTACTTATAAACATAACATATAACAAAGCTGGTTCCACAAATAATAATTATCTTAATTTAAGTGAACACCAGggcaagttttgtgtttatatgttatttattttttcccttttcatctGTGGTGTCTCCCCTTCAGGCTTGAAGAGAACAAAGTatgaaaaaatgagagaaacacTTTCTGTCTGATCCCTTTAATCATTCTGAGACGCTACATGCTTCAGATAATTATACGTCAGGATGAACACTTTGTGTCACTGAACGTTCTCAAGTATTTACTGGGATATTTGTTGGAAATAGGTATGATTTAACTATGGAATTTGgtgcttattattattattattattattgttactgttactgttattgttattattagtagtattatCAGGAAAATACTGTCGACAGAAAGTTCTGTTGGtacaatttaaatgtaattaatacCAATTAATTGCTTGTATAACGTGGCATCTTTTAATCAGTAGAGGACTGAAactacaaaaagaaagaaagaaaagaaaacattgcacCATAAAATAAGAATTAGAAATAATTGTAGACATTAATTTATAAGATGTCATAAAAgcataaattatattttactttGCTTCTGTATTAAATCTctattgtttttaatcttactatgcattttactttttttttattgattcgTTATTATTTGGCAAAATCCAAAggtaacagaaaataaatatgtaagaaaatacatttaaaagtgaattaataaaatattaagttAAATGTTACAGTGAATAAATATGGAAATTAATACAACAGTTAATCAGTTTAATACAGAAATGCCAATTTAGTCAtgatttataaataaatcagtggctacatgtattttattgtattttctgtgtatttaatATCAGTTTCATATTTGCTgagatgtttatttatttctgattcTGGCAGTATCAGTTGTGAAACTTCTACAGGAAAGCAAACAATCCAACatgtacaacaaaaacagctccCAGTAACAACTGAACTGTtactaaatatttattttggtttaattGGTTTAATTTCTTTCATGGAAGCCAAAGTGGGAATGCTTCAATAACTGAGACAACTGTCTTTATTTCCTTGTAATAAATACTAAATGACACACTTCTGTCAGGAAACGTCGCCGAAAATTACAGACCAAAACTGAAAAGTGACCATTattatgtttttgctgttttttttccttctacaCTGGAAGCTCTGCAGTCGACTGTGTGAAATCTCGTCCCTGGATTAAGATGTCGTTTATCTTTATATCTGTGAATGTAATTTAAGAAGAAATGTTAACAGCCTTTatcttgaaaaatgtgttttaaatatgaacaaatgTTAAAGAGAatctgctgcagcttttttttttatatcctcGTCCTTGATGTGCCTGGAGCGCCGCTCGCCTGCTGAAATATgagctacttttttttctgtggtgcaatatatcaaataaatggaAGGAATATTACTGAAGTCAAACTGTGTTTAGTTTGTAATCCGTCACAGATGTTGGATGAGTTGCAGGTTTTTGATATTACTCAGTGTGCCGCGTCTGTGatcggttaaaaaaaaaaaatgttgtggaccgtaaataaataatcaaagcatcgtgctgtgtttgttttattggcaAATAAATCcatttattgtttgtgttgttttcccaacactgagagcagagagTTCACACAGGAATCGCTGGAGGCCACGTTTGTTTACAGActtcttttattattcatatttccACACCATGTTTCCATTAAGCGACATTCATCTGGGGGTCAGTTCAGGTCATCGCTGTAAACTAACCACGTCTGCATGAGATGCTCTATGCAGGGAGAAGGCACTCGGTGGAGACGGCGCTCCAGCTCAGGTGTCCAGACTCAGACCGGTCTCTACGGCAACCGCATCCACACGACAGGCGGATGTCCGTCGTCGCGCGAGTTAAGGCACGTGGAGGCACCACGGAGGTACGTAAAGGCACGTTGATGAGCTACTTCTTCAGTTAAAATCCTTCAGTAGGTCAAAAGATTAACATGTGCCTAAACTAAGACTTCAGTGGTATTGATCAAGCTGATCGATAAACAGTCTAACATAATCAAATATCTGTTACTGTGATTTCTAGATTAATTGGTGACACTTCTGTTGCTAGAGAACATTTTTCCCTGAGAGTGAGATGTTCAGATGGATATCAGTCTTCAGTATCAGTGAAGTTTGATGAGTCTGAGTCATTATGATCAATCGATGATGAAGACGTTTGGGTGATGAGCTAACCGGCCGTCCTCAATCTGGGGATTAATACACGTATAATTAACATATCAATAAGCTTCAGAGTGACGATAAGTTTCACTCCtttatgtgttttcagttaTAAATTAGATTTTCGCTGAGAGAAAAAGGCCGTAAATCTGTCTAATCCTGATTACAGTCCCCActtttataaaatgtgtcagtatctgataatgctgtctgtttttttgtaacTGTACAGAATACagctttgtttctctgtcactgTTCCATGTAATTTGTTGAGGGGTCGACTGATATTCAGCCGCAGCAAAAATGAAACTCTGCACTTTCAAACTTCCAAATTTCAAACCAGGAgtgattcagtttgttcagttacTTTACCTGAATTCTactttttctgctactttgaACTTCCTCTCCCCTTGATTCATTTGATAAACTTAATTACTAGTTAATTTGCAgattcatgttattttattgttgtgggcgggacattcTGTGAGACGACAGTGTCAGAGCCAACATTAGTTTATAACTACTGAAAACACGTGATCAGTTTGTAAATGAAGATGCGCTGTAATGAAATACAATATTACCCAATTATGTTCcagtaaatatatattataaatgtgACGTGTTGTTGGGTTAGCTTTTTGCTGCAGCATCCagtcttgatgctaagctaggctaacaacGTCCTGACTCCAGCTGATGtgagaaaatttaaaaaaaattgatatCCATCTTCACATCTTACTCTTAGAAagtattttccaaaatatttATCTACCGCAGCACAAGTACATTTCCAGAAGATTCTTCACAATCTtgataaaacatttccacatcCAGATTTTCTAAAACAATTTGGTGCTAAAATAATCGTAGTGTTAAGAAACAAATCCTGTCAGAATGAATCAGACCTGTTGGTTTGATAGAATGCTAATATATTGATATGTTAATGATTtgtataaataatttacagtAATTTCATGCAtatgtggttttaaaaaaaaaaagttcgtGAAAGTGTCTGAATGTTTCCCAGGagtctttctgtttctgctcgGAGGACCGTGTTTGAACTTCAGGACAGTTTGAGGAAGCGGATCGTGATCTGGTTCCTTCAGCAGAACAAGCGATGCAGGTGCTTCATTCCTCTTTTGGAACTCCATCGGGGTAATGCTgcaccagctcctccacctcgaTCACCTCCACCACCAGGTCCCGGATCTCCTTGATGGAGTCGAAGGCCTGGACTTCAGGGCTGGAGGCCGTTTCCTCCATGACGGGATCAGAAGAGTCAGAGGGTGTAGCAGCTCCGGCTGCCTCCACATTCGCTCCGGCCTCGATGTCGTCGCTCGCAGCTTCAGTCTGGGCCGGAGGAGCCGGTCTGTCCTCAGCCGGATCATCTGAACTCAAAGCTAATTTGCTGGTTCTCTCGTCCTCCAAGACGTCAGAGGTCGTCGAGACTTCATCCTCGCTGCTCTGTGTCACTTTCACCTCTTCTGTGGACTCGACATCCGATGGAGCCACCTCGCTGCCTACTGACACATCCAGAGAATTTGGGTCTGAGACTGCATCTGGTTCTGCCTCCTTCAGGCTGACGTCTGCAGGTGAGAGTACAGCTGTTTCACCACTAGAGGGAGCCTCTAACTTGGCTTCTGAGCTTTCACAGTGTGTCTGTACTTCACTGTTGGCTGCAGTTTGGGACTGAGCACCTTCTGCTGAAGTGTTTTCTGGTACATTTGTGGAATCAGGagcttctgtctgtgctgctgctgctgctgcttctacttctgtctttacattttctacaaCAGCGGGAGTTTCTGACAAACTGATTTCTGCTTCTTTTGGGGCGTCTGTGTTCTGAACCAGAGGCGCAGCAGCCGTCTCCACTTTTTCTGTTTGGACGGAAGTTGATTCTatgttcacttcctgtgtctCACTCTGGTTGGTTGTCGCTGCTAAAGCTGTGCTCTCAACAGCAGCCGGAGTCACAGTTTGGATGATATCTTCTTCTTTGGGTGCCTCCTGGCTGACCGCGACGCTCTGTGCTGCCTCTTTTTGCTCCACCTTCCCCAGTGGCGTCTCAATGACTGCCGCTCTGTCTGCTGAGGCTTCACTCTGCAGAACTCCGTTCACTTTCTCCTTCTCGGGGGTGGACGGCTGGCCGTTCACTGCAAGAGGAGACACAGGCTGCGGTTCAGAGGAGGTTTTAGTCGGGGAGGCGAGCGCCATGGCGGGGCTGTTCGGGGTGGAGACGGACGGGGAGGAGAGGCTGGAGCGGCTGGACTGACTGAGCAggtctctgctgtctgtgaaCAGGTTGTACTTCTTCAGGCTCGCTGCCTCCTTCACCACTGCAGGacgaggagagaagaaagggtTAAAACCACCGCTCCATCCCTGTGAGGTGGTGTTCGTGTGTCTCATCAGTGTGAACACAGCGTCTTACCTTTGGAGACCTCCTTGTCCAGAGTCTGTAGCAGGATGCTCTCGTAAACGTTGTCAACATGGATGAAGTTGGAGTGGTCGGCGTCGCTGAACTGTTCAAGACCCTGAAGCtcctgaacagacacacacacctgggtcAAGCTTTACGGTGTGTGCATGATTACATTTGAttactttttctgtgtgtgtgtgtgtgtgtgtgtgagactcacaGTTTTGCAGGTGGGGGCCAGGTTCTTCTTGATGAAGGGCAGCGTGATGGAGACGAGAGCCTCCCTGGAGATCCTCTtcctcactgtgctgctgtcataATCATATTGCTGCAGAACACAGAAGAGACTCTGCGTCATGTCTCAGGTGTGTTGACGTCACATTTTCATTCGACTACagttacaaaaatgtattatctCATTGTTTTCAGTGACATTCTGACCTTGAGCACTCTGTGTTTGGCCTTTTCGATGGCGGAGCTGGCGTTGTTGGGGTTGTCCGGGTTGTCCTGGACGGCTTTGTAAAGCAGCAGCTCGAACGTGTAAGCTGCATTCTccatcagctgaaacacacaagaggGCGagttcagatcagatcagacgGCTGTTTGAGGCCCCAGAGACAGAGCTGGAAATCCCATCTGATTCattgtgtgttcacacagctgacagtttctttgttttaagtCTGAAACGCTGAGTCAGTGCATTGAAACATTACAATCACCAGTGTGTCAGAAATGCTGGCTAATACAGTGACTCAGAGGAAATTCCTCCGCCCACTCTGAGCTGAGAAACACGAGAGCTGAGCTGTCTGACCGCGGAGgaactgaatgaaaataaatcagacgtgaactgtgtgtgtgtacctgctgcaGGTCGATCTGAGCGCTGTGAATCACTCCTGTGATGTTCGAGAAGCCAAATCTctcctgcaggtgctgcagcttctcctgcagcGAGCCGATCTTCTGGTAGCAGCTCAGCAGGTTCGGTTTCGCCATGTCAGAGAGagcctgacagagagaggagggggtttGAGAGAACGGCCTGTTTAGCTCATGCAGCTGCCTGAAAACAAATTTGCTCCTTGAACGATTTAGTTGGTCTCATTTTAAAACGAATGCAGAGGAACTGCAGCTACAGGTTTGTGTGCCTCCTGGAGGCAAACAGGGAGGAGCGCTCAGAGAGTTTAACAGCTGGATCTTTCACATTCATGACATTTCTCTCACCTCACCACAGTTTTATGTACAGCTGTGATGCAACAGTGGTTGCTGTCATAGCAACACCTGCTATCAGTCAGTGCGCACACAGCAAAGTGCAGCCAAACGCAAAACAAACTCAGCAGCGAGAGTTAAATGAGCTGCTTGGGTTTCACACAGAGTTATTGTGATGCAGCAAACAACTACTGTCATCTGAATTCATTATTTGATCTACAGAtcatcagaaagaaaaaataaagctCAAATATTTCCAGTTTACTGTGACGTGAGACAAAACATCTGAGGCTGAATCAAGAGAACATTTGGCTACAATAGTGGTCGACAGCAACTCCAGTGATCCCAGTGATCCCAGTGATCCCAGTGATCCCAGTGATCCCACACTCCTTCATGACATCCAACATCTGTTTTGATCGAGAGGTTTCCTTACTGACAAACCTTTTTgagtttctctttgtctccttgCAGCAGGACGTCCTGACACACCTGGTCCATCATGGTTTCACTCAGCTGCCGTCCCTCCTGGAACCCACAGCTGATCGGCTCCATCAGTTCCTCCAGCACTGAGCCCAGATACGGCTGGACGGACTCGGAGCACAGCTTCTCTGCCGGCTCCGACACTTtgactgaagacagaaagaaaatgttaaatgttacaaCCGACCTGAATCGGCTTTGACGAGTCAGAGACATTTATCGTGTCCGTGGAGGAGCGGAGCTGTAACCATTAAtacaattatttgtttgtttctatagaacaaataaataataaatccagCTGCACGTTGGCTCAGATTAAAGCCTTCTGAATCTGACAGAAAGAACATCTGCATCTTTGTGCGAACACAGTTTCATCCATCTGGCCTCGGCTGGTCTTTCACCCAGAGCCagtttcattcacatttatCACAGAGGAATGCAGCTCATCCTGTGTGTGACAGCACTGAGTATCAGTCAGACCAACGGGAACATTTACCTCGGATTTTTTCCTCCAGTTGCCGCCTGGACTCCAGGATCTGGTCCATGTCGGAGTGGATCAGGACCTCCTGCTGCCGGACCGATATCCGACAGTCCTCCTTCAGCGCCGAGAGTCCCTCCAACAGATGCTCCTGGACCAGGATGTAGGCCGCCTCCACCGTCTGCGTGCAAACAGtgaatttaaataaagtttctaAATCTTCCTAAGGAGTGACTTCATTTGTCCGTTACATAAGAGCAATAATTCAGGGAAAGGCCTCCAGCGTGAAtgcatgatgtgtgttttcagacctAACTGGATTAAATTTGTGAGCCCATCAAACAGAACGCtgtaatgtacatttaaattgatttaaaaaaagctctTCATGTGCCAATTTGCAAATGAGACCCACATTTCATTTGCACTGACATCAGTTATAAATTCCAGCATATTTCTGCGAGACTCACAGCGAACCAGactctcttcttctccgtctTCTTGGCTTTGAGACGAGGCAACATGTCTTTCTCAAGAGACggcagcagcttctccatcACCAGGTTGGCCATcacctgcaaacacagacacacctggactGATTATTACCATTCAGCAGATACATTCACCTTTTTATCCCAACGATTAATGAGATGCTTCCATTTGGCAGATTAACCGAGTGGGTGTTTCATTTCACACCGATTAATTTAGAGAATATGCAAATTTTACTACTTTAGTCTTACAAACTGGATTGTGACTCTGTGCTCCTCTTTGAGATGAAATGTGCATTAATGGtgcagaacacaaaacacatttgtaacGCTGCATTTTCTGGAAAGACATAATTGAAATTTTGCCATATTTGGTTTTGAAGTAGTTGAAATACTGAAGGTCCCGCTCAGCTTGGGATCAAATTACTCTTAACTAAAAGTGATTCTCAGTCCTGGATCAGCATCAAAATACCAGATTTCCTCCAATCAAAAGTGCAAAAGTTCatgagaaaacagctgaaatattCAACAACTGCTAATAATTCTGGATCCAAACCAAATCTGATCTAAGAATTTCAGCGAGGAGCAGCAAGAAACACAGTAAACCTCATTGTCAGAGGCTGAACTGTTGATGACAGCGAGGTCCTGTTGCTGTATTCAAATTAAGACTGTCAGTTTaccacacacctgtctgtcaggtgcaacagcatgaaaacacgaggtttacagaaacatacatCAGGTGCTCAGagtctcagagctgcagccagtcggagtgatttgattttaaaaacaggctccttacttttgtttgattttctttcccaACATCCTAAGATTGATTTCAACCAAtcagcgagacgagacaaagatgTAAAagacgtaagaagccgtaaacagacagagagggaggctggaatgtggagaaaaggcgtgttagtgtctcgtatctgcagagagtttctgattttctctctttgttgctgctcgggacgctttaccaacccaacatgtgtctatttgacgtcctgggaatgagactcaacaatcaactgtctttgtggtgcgttcaggaacagctgggacaaatcctactgattctacctttaactttaatagtctttgaattctattatcCAATAtgaagtgacagaaacagatcCTCTCATTGAAGGAGCTTCTACCTGGAGACGCTACAGGTGAAAACGCTGCAGtcagttttcagattttggtcttttttttcacagcaggaggaaagaaaacattcaaaaatgcacatttaGGTGTTTAATttagttcagatttctgttaTGTTACACATATAGTTTcagaaaacatgtgaaacaaacacaatatatcTATTAGTTGGAATTTTTTTTACCCTACCCACCTGTCTCCTCTTACATGAATATTGTTCTTGAACATGTGAGAGAAccgtcttcacacacacacacacacacacacacacacacacacacacacacacacacacacacacacacacacacacacacacacacacacacacacacagtaaccaTCTATCCTGAGGGGTGTGTTGAGTCTGACCAGTTTCAGTCTGACTGATTTATGATTTGGCAGCTGTTTTAAAACCTGCTGATATTGTTCGAGTTGTATCTGCTGCCAACATTTCACTCATTCCTTTCATTTGTCACCTGTGACTGGcaggcattgtgtgtgtgtgtgtgtgtgtgtgtgtggttgagggagtgtgtgttgaaagctatgtggaagaaaaaaaagtgccagTGAGTGCAAACACAAACGCTTCGGCATGTACGTTTACTGCACGTGTGTGGagcagaaaaaacaggaaatgtctgACTTATTGCTCAAACAAATTGActttaaattgtgtgtgtgagtgtgtgtgtgtgtgtgtgtgtgtgtgtgtgtgtgtgtgtgtgtgtgtgtgtgtgtgccttccTGTAGTCAAACTTCCCTTCACCTCCAACTAAtgttgaataaacacaatgcaagcgaacaacaacaacaccacaatGGAGCGTGAAAGCTGCCATTCTGTGGGAGGATTCCTgctcagagaggaaaacagaaacagcaggaagcacaacagagaacagagaggaacaaAACGACGAGAGTAAGAACGACTGagagcttctctctctctctctccacagaacatTAAAAGCAAACGGGGGAGATGATGCAAACGAGCCGTGACTCTGATTTGTTCACTCCCTTCATGCAAATACGCTGCAGCctgtaaacaggaagctgctctCCTGTTTCTGACTCTGAACTCCAGCAGGTTATAGATTTCAAGTTAAATATATGATGAGGAGGTTTGAAGCCCTCGTGACGTTTAAAAATGAGGACTGAGTCGCTGCTGATGCTGGTTAGACTGCATTTCTCCCTCCTATACAAACTAATTGGGAGGAGGGTTGTGTACAGCAACTCACAATTAATCAATCCGTTGCAAAAGCTGATACCTGAGAGCAAATctttaaagaaagacagagcaaGACGTCACCGTGAGTCAGGGTGACACTCGCTGCAGCTGTAACACGTCGGCCAGCGCTGCACCTTCACAGAGAGTTTAACCCTCAACATCACACTGAGATTATTCATCTAGGTGGAGAAGTTGTTGGGTTTGTTTCCGCTGtcttgtttctttacatttttaccaGCGTTAGTCAAAACTCAGCCCAAGCTCCctacaaacacagtaaaagtaagaaaatacaGGCTCCGAAATGTACAAGTGTAGGGAGGAAACGTCAggaaagctgtcagataaataaaCACTCAGCAGGTACAAGTACAGTAACAAAGTGTCCGTACGTACCCTGACGTCACTTCCTATCAGCATGTCCCACGCCTCGTAGCTGCCTTTGTCCTGCCTGTAGAGCTGGATGGCCTTGAGGAAGGCCTGCACCTCACacgtcttcttcttcaggaAGTCTGacggaacacacacacacacacacacacacacacacacacacacacacaggcatgttGTTATGAATGAACTACCATCATGCTGTGAATtcagtctggtgtgtgtgttccctgtgaTTAAGCGCCGCGATGTGACATTCATAAATGTGAATGAGATGGAGAGATTCATCAGTGTGCTCTCGGCTGCACCCCGGCGCTCTGCATCGACCTGATTATAGTTCTCCTCAGTGATTCTGGTGTGGCGAGTCTGTCGTCATGGCAACTGTCGACAGTGGTTCAAGTGATGCTTAACAAACCGCAAACGTTTCAAACACTCGCTCCTATGATCGTTTGTAGCAGAtagcagctgatcacagctgattgctgagctgcagcagagatcaTTCGTTCGACTAGATACAGAACTACAGACAGAAGACGAGTCTACACACGAGGCTGGACGAGCAGGCAGGCCAGAAACAGGCAACAGACTCTCGGCCTCGCCTCCTCTCTGAACGTGGAGGGAGATGCTGGTGCCTAACGTTTGTTCCAGCCTCCATCAAGCTGATCTACTGGAACGCTTCATCTGAACGCAAGAGAGCAATGT includes the following:
- the niban1a gene encoding protein Niban 1a, translated to MGISASSLLDETKSAFIRGEAEAELKAFSPYYKKQYSTACFCQFEDDLEQHKEKMTQLLKQREAPQEAEVLYEDAVLFFDETRKWRDRYLVVRANYCLECHDSLETFVKGVPPRQKLLPTGGAVLTTEEKYMSMVDKCFPDDTSVKEDFAPPLAGMPGQFPVYLRLPYRRDSYFCFRQQAKQEAFLSILSDCIRHQNQDFLKKKTCEVQAFLKAIQLYRQDKGSYEAWDMLIGSDVRVMANLVMEKLLPSLEKDMLPRLKAKKTEKKRVWFATVEAAYILVQEHLLEGLSALKEDCRISVRQQEVLIHSDMDQILESRRQLEEKIRVKVSEPAEKLCSESVQPYLGSVLEELMEPISCGFQEGRQLSETMMDQVCQDVLLQGDKEKLKKALSDMAKPNLLSCYQKIGSLQEKLQHLQERFGFSNITGVIHSAQIDLQQLMENAAYTFELLLYKAVQDNPDNPNNASSAIEKAKHRVLKQYDYDSSTVRKRISREALVSITLPFIKKNLAPTCKTELQGLEQFSDADHSNFIHVDNVYESILLQTLDKEVSKVVKEAASLKKYNLFTDSRDLLSQSSRSSLSSPSVSTPNSPAMALASPTKTSSEPQPVSPLAVNGQPSTPEKEKVNGVLQSEASADRAAVIETPLGKVEQKEAAQSVAVSQEAPKEEDIIQTVTPAAVESTALAATTNQSETQEVNIESTSVQTEKVETAAAPLVQNTDAPKEAEISLSETPAVVENVKTEVEAAAAAAQTEAPDSTNVPENTSAEGAQSQTAANSEVQTHCESSEAKLEAPSSGETAVLSPADVSLKEAEPDAVSDPNSLDVSVGSEVAPSDVESTEEVKVTQSSEDEVSTTSDVLEDERTSKLALSSDDPAEDRPAPPAQTEAASDDIEAGANVEAAGAATPSDSSDPVMEETASSPEVQAFDSIKEIRDLVVEVIEVEELVQHYPDGVPKEE